The genomic window TATTACGCAGACCGGGTCTATCAGCTGCCGCTGGGCGTCATCGGCATCGCCATTGGCATCGTGCTGCTGCCGGATCTGGCGCGCCGCCTGCGCGCGGATGACGGTGACGGTGCCATGTGGTCCCAGAACCGGGCCATGGAATTTTCCATGCTGCTGACGCTTCCTGCCGCAGCCGCGCTGATCGCCATTCCCGGCCCGATCATCGAGACATTGTTTGAGCGCGGCGCGTTTGACGCAGCCGACACCTTGAAGACGCAGATGGCGCTCGCTGCCTTTGCGGTCGGTCTGCCGGCCTTCGTATTGATAAAAGTGTTTTCGCCTGGCTTCTTTGCGCGCGAAAACACCGTGACGCCCATGCGCTTTGCCGCGGCGGGCATCGCCGTCAATATCGCGGGCTCGCTGATCCTGTTCTATCAGATCGGCTTTGTCGGCATCGCCATCGCCACCTCCATGGCGGCGTGGGTCAATGCCGGGCTGTTGTGGTTCCGACTTGCCGCCAATGGTCACTACCAGGCCGATGCGCGCCTGAAAAAGCGCCTGCCAATGATCCTGATTGCCAGCGCCGCCATGGGCGGATTGCTCTGGGCCACGGCCACCTATGCGGGGCCAACGGCTGCCGACATGATGCCCGGCGGCTGGACGGCGGACGCGCTGGGCATTCTGGCGCTGGGTGGCCTCGTGGCAGGCGGCGGGCTCGTTTATGCGCTGCTGTGTCAGATCACCGGGGCGGCGCGCCTCTCCGACCTGAAGCAGGCCTTGCGGCGCTAGGCTGCGCGCGCCATAAGACGCGCCTCCCCTGCAAAATGGGGCCCGGTGTCCACATCCGGGGTTGAAGCAGCAAGGTCAAAAAATGTCTTTCCCAGAACGCGTGTTTTCCGGTGTGCAGCCCACAGGCACACTCACCCTTGGCAACTATCTCGGCGCGCTCAGCCGCTTTTCTGATTATCAGGACAAGTATGAGTGCCTGTATTGCGTGGTGGACATGCACGCGATCACCATGTGGCAGGACCCCAAGGAGCTGCACGCCAACACCCTGGGCGTGACGGCGGCCTATCTCGCCTCCGGCCTCGACCCGGCCAAGAACATCATCTTCAACCAGAGCCAGGTGGCAGCTCACGCTGAAATGGCATGGGTGTTCAACTGCGTGACCCGCATCGGCTGGCTGAACCGCATGACCCAGTTCAAGGAGAAGGCCGGCAAGCATCGCGAAAACGCGTCTGCGGGCCTGTATGTCTATCCAAGCCTCATGGCGGCGGACATTCTCGTCTACAGGGCCACCCACGTGCCCGTGGGCGATGATCAGAAGCAGCACCTTGAGCTGGCCCGCGACATCGCACAGAAGTTCAATCACGACTACGCGGATACCATCCGTACACAGACGAATGGCGAAGAATTCTTTCCGCAGCCCGAGCCATTGATTGAAGGCCCGGCCATGCGCGTCATGAGCCTGCGCGACGGCACCAAGAAGATGTCCAAGTCGGACCCGTCCGACAACAGCCGCATCAACATGGATGATGACGCGGATACGATTGCGCAGAAGATCCGCAAGGCGAAGACGGACCCGGATGCCCTGCCGTCTCTGGAGGATGGTTTTGAAGGCCGGGCGGAAGCAGAAAACCTGCTGGGCATCTATGCGGCGCTTGCCAAGGAACCCAAGAACGACGTCGTGACCCGGTTTGCCGGTCAGCAGTTCTCTGAGTTTAAAAAGGAGCTGACCGAGCTGGCAGTGGAAACACTGGCCCCGGTGTCAAATGAGCTGGTGCGTCTCAAGGGTGACCCGGGTCATCTTGAGAGTGTGCTCAAGGCGGGCTCCGAGCGCGCCGCGGCCATTGCAGAGCCGATCATGAAGCAAACCAAGGCAATTGTGGGCTTTGTAGGGGCGTAGCAAGCGCGCCTCAATCCGCTTACTTGATCCAAATACCGGCGTTCTTATGTAAAAGGAACCCTGATACGGGTTCCTGACACCAATCAAAAAGGCCTAGCCACCTATATGGGCATGCTCGACAAGGCGCGCGACAGCGCACAATCCCTGCGCAACAAATGGGCCTATCGCGATACCGGCAGCACGGTGGGGACACCGGCGGGCAAATCAGGCCGGTCCTGGGTGCCCAACATTGAAGGCGTGTGGCTGCGCCGCTCCGCTATCATCCTGGCGATCCTGCTCATCGTCTATTACCCGCTGGGTGCCTGGTGGACCCACAAGGTTGACGACAACCTCAATTTTGAAATCCAGACCGAAGTATTGCCCGGTCAAAGCCGCGCGGTGGCCATCACCGCTGACCTGATCGACCGCGAGGTCAATCAGAACAACTGGGTCGCCAACAACCCGTTCTTCCTGCCCGCTTCCATCCTCGACAACATGCCCAACTTCCAAAAGGGTGTGATTGCGGCCCTGGCCCGCTTTTCCTTTGAACTGACGGACCAGCTGGGCCGCACCCGTGGCTCCAGCGAGGCGGATTCAGACCTGCAATCAGCCGCGGGCCTGCTGCAATATCCCGGTGACGTATGGGTGTGGGACCCGACCGTCTCCCTCGCCCCGACGGCCACGTCCGAGGCGCAATACCGCCAGGCCATGCGCAAACTGCGCACCTACAATTCCCGTCTGGCCGCAGGCGATGCCACTTTCCAGAAGCGCGCTGACAATCTGCTCGCCACCCTCGACCGCATTGCGCTCGATATCGGGTCCACATCCGCCGTGCTCGACCGTCACGTGCTGGAGCGCTCCGGCTTTGCTCTGGATTCGCAGGCGGATGATGTCTTCTATTTCACCAAGGGCCAGGTCTATGGCTACGCCCTGATCCTGCGCGAACTGCGCCGGGATTTTGACGCCCTCATCGTGGAGCGCGAGCTAGGCGATGCGTGGGACGAACTGACCCTGTCCATGGAGCAGACGGTCGATCTCAACCCCTGGGTCATCATCGACGGGGCGCCGGATTCGCAGTTCGTGCCCAGTCACCTGTCGGCCCAGGGCTTTTACCTGCTGCGGGCCCGCACCCAGCTGCGTGAAATCACCAATATTCTCTTGAAATAGTCATTAATCTTGCCGCTTGCGGTGGACCGCCATCCTCGGGCAGCCTTGGGGCATGAACGCAAAGTCAAAAACCGAGTGGTCCGAGCCCATGCCGGATAACCCGGCGCCCAAGGCGCCGCCTGCCCGTAAACGCAAGTTTCTGGTCATTGCCGACGGCTCTGAGGAAGCAACCAAGGCGTTGCACTTTGCCGCCCTGCGTGCGGCCCACACCGGCGGTGCCGTCACCCTTCTGGCGGTGCTGAGCCCGGCTGATTTCCAGCACTGGCTGGGCGTTGAAAACATCATGCGCGAAGAGGCCCGCGCGGAAGCCGAGCATGTGCTGCACAAGCTGGCCGCCCAGGCCTACGACCATTGCGGCGTGCAGGCGGAGTTGATCGTCCGCGAGGGCAAGCTGCGGGAGCAGATGGCCCAGCTGATATCCGAAGACCCCGATATTGCGGTCATGGTGCTGGGCGCCGGCACCAGCAAGGAAGGCCCCGGCCCGCTGGTCTCCTCCATCGCAAGCGATGCAGCAGGCGGATTTGGCATCCCGGTGACCATTGTGCCCGGCGATTTGTCGGATGAGCAGATCGACCTGCTGGCTTAGCAGCGATGCTGCTTGGATCCCCTGATAGTCTCGGGATTACGTACTTTAATGAGTAGAAAAATCCGTATCCCCGGACTTGATCCGGGGTCCACTCTCAATCGCTGTGCAGTTGATCGCTAGCGAGTAGGCTCCGGATCAAGCCCGGAGCTGCGGGTCTTGGGAAACCAGACACGACCATTCAACGCCATTGTCCGGTTTAACCGGACAATCCATGCTGGGCGCACCTAAATCCATGTTTTGCTCATGGTTGAAGATGTGCCCCTTTTGGGCCATCTAAGTGATAACCAACGCCATTAGTCAGGTATTTGCCGCCGTTTCCTGAAGTTTTCCGGGGATCAGGCGGCCAAGTGGAGTGTCCGCGTATGTTTATCCAGACCGAGTCGACCCCCAATCCCGCCACCATGAAATTCCTGCCCGGGCAGGACGTCATGCCGTCCGGCACGGCGGATTTCACCGATGCCGAGGGCGCCAAAGCGTCTCCGCTCGCGGACCGGCTGTTTGCACTGGGTGACATTGAAGGCGTCTTCTTCGGCAGTGACTTTGTGACCGTCACCAAGGCGGACGCTGTGGAGTGGAACCACATTCGCCCGTCCGTTCTGGGCGCCATCATGGATCACTTCACCTCCGGCGCACCGCTGATGGCAGAGGGCGCTGAAAACGCGACCGGTCATGCAGCTCCGGCCGACGACGATGATCCGCTGGTTGTCCAGATCAAGGACATCCTCGACACCCGCGTCCGCCCGGCTGTGGCCCAGGACGGGGGCGACATCGTCTTCCACGGCTTTGAAGAAGGCGTTGTCTATCTCAACATGATCGGTGCCTGTGCCGGGTGCCCGGCGTCAACGGCAACCCTCAAAAACGGTGTTGAAAACCTGCTCAAGCACTTCGTGCCGGAAGTCCAGGAAGTGCGCGCCGTCTAGGCCCACTGCGACAACAGACGTCTGGATTGGCCATCTTGAGTGACGTACCACTTCTGCCATGGCAAAGATCAGATATTACATTGCTGCGAGCGCTGACGGGTTTATCGCCAGCGACGGCGGTGGTGTGGAATGGCTGGATCCGTACACAGACCCGTCCGGATACGGGTACAACGACTTTTATGCCGACATCGAAACTCTGGTGATGGGCCGTGCGACCTATGATCAGGTGCAGGACTTCGGCACCTGGCCCTATGACGACAAGCCGACTTACGTGGTGACCCGTCGTCCGCTGGATAAGGCCGCACCTGCCTGTGTCCAGGCATTGCCGTTGGAGGATCTGGTCAGCACAGTCTCTGCATGGCGCGCCGATGCCGACAAGGGCGACGTCTGGATCGTCGGCGGCCCTGCCAGCACCGCGCCGCTCATCGCCGCAAATCTCATCGATACCTATGAGTTGTCCATCATGCCGGACCTGCTGGGCTCGGGCATCAGGCTGTTTGCCGACGGCACGCCGCCTGGTCATCTCAAACTTCTTTCCCACAAGGCCTATGCGGACGGCGTTTTATCGCTAGTTTACGCTCCAGACGCCTGAGCCGGAGGACACACCATGGCTGCCAAAATTACCAACGCTGCAATTGACCAGATTTTCATGGACGCCCGCACCCACAATTACTGGCTGGACAAGCCGGTGAGTGAAGAAACCATTGCCGAGCTCTATGCAATGATGCGCATGGGGCCAACGTCAGCCAATTGCTCACCGGCCCGCATCGTGTTCGTGCGGTCGGACGAAGCGAAAGCCAAGCTCAAGCCATTGCTGATGGAAGGCAATCAGGAAAAGACCATGGCCGCACCTGTCTGCGCCATCATCGGTCATGACCTTGAGTTCTACGAAAAAATTCCCGAACTGTTTCCCCACAACCCGGATGCCAAGAGCTGGTTTAACTGGTCCGAGGAATTTGCCGAGCAGACAGCGTTCCGCAATGGCTCGCTTCAGGGCGCCTACTTCATGATTGCCGCCCGTGCGCTTGGGCTGGATTGCGGCCCCATGTCGGGCTTCGATCAGGACGGCGTCAACGAAGCGTTCTTTGGCGGCACGACCATCAAATCCAATTTCCTGTGCAATATCGGCTATGGCAACGACGCCAAGCTTGACCCGCGCTCGCCACGTCTTGCCTTTGGCGACGCCTGCCAGATCGTCTGAATACGGAACACTTAGTGACCACACCTCCCAGCTCACCGCCGGACGATGTTTTCGTTCTTGGTTTTGATACCGCCATGGACGCCTGTCAGGTGGCCATTGTGTCGCGCACGGGCCATATCGTGGCCAAGGCCCATGAAGAAATGAAGCGCGGCCACGCCGAAGCACTGATTCCCATGATCGGCGCCGTGCTGGAAGCCGCCGAACTTGGCCTTGAAGACTTGACGCGTATTGGCGTCACCGTGGGGCCGGGCACATTTGCCGGGCTGCGCGTCGGGCTGTCTGCGGCCCGCAGCTTTGGTCTCTCCCATGACATTCCCATTGTCGGGGTGTCGACCCTTGAAGCTGTCGCAGTGACGCTGCCTGAGCCAGAGGCTGATCAGCCATTGCGCGCCGGTGTCATCGCTTTTGATGC from Candidatus Phaeomarinobacter ectocarpi includes these protein-coding regions:
- a CDS encoding DUF2333 family protein; protein product: MGMLDKARDSAQSLRNKWAYRDTGSTVGTPAGKSGRSWVPNIEGVWLRRSAIILAILLIVYYPLGAWWTHKVDDNLNFEIQTEVLPGQSRAVAITADLIDREVNQNNWVANNPFFLPASILDNMPNFQKGVIAALARFSFELTDQLGRTRGSSEADSDLQSAAGLLQYPGDVWVWDPTVSLAPTATSEAQYRQAMRKLRTYNSRLAAGDATFQKRADNLLATLDRIALDIGSTSAVLDRHVLERSGFALDSQADDVFYFTKGQVYGYALILRELRRDFDALIVERELGDAWDELTLSMEQTVDLNPWVIIDGAPDSQFVPSHLSAQGFYLLRARTQLREITNILLK
- a CDS encoding dihydrofolate reductase family protein; this encodes MAKIRYYIAASADGFIASDGGGVEWLDPYTDPSGYGYNDFYADIETLVMGRATYDQVQDFGTWPYDDKPTYVVTRRPLDKAAPACVQALPLEDLVSTVSAWRADADKGDVWIVGGPASTAPLIAANLIDTYELSIMPDLLGSGIRLFADGTPPGHLKLLSHKAYADGVLSLVYAPDA
- a CDS encoding universal stress protein; its protein translation is MNAKSKTEWSEPMPDNPAPKAPPARKRKFLVIADGSEEATKALHFAALRAAHTGGAVTLLAVLSPADFQHWLGVENIMREEARAEAEHVLHKLAAQAYDHCGVQAELIVREGKLREQMAQLISEDPDIAVMVLGAGTSKEGPGPLVSSIASDAAGGFGIPVTIVPGDLSDEQIDLLA
- the tsaB gene encoding tRNA (adenosine(37)-N6)-threonylcarbamoyltransferase complex dimerization subunit type 1 TsaB is translated as MTTPPSSPPDDVFVLGFDTAMDACQVAIVSRTGHIVAKAHEEMKRGHAEALIPMIGAVLEAAELGLEDLTRIGVTVGPGTFAGLRVGLSAARSFGLSHDIPIVGVSTLEAVAVTLPEPEADQPLRAGVIAFDARNDEVYLQIVDPLGTLVVAPSVIDLKTAAEAVPEGLVNLSGSGAPKLADALAALERSSDVAVVDESLWAPQAEWIARLALVAPDDRVGPPSPLYLRPPDAKEPENGGALPHA
- a CDS encoding NifU family protein is translated as MFIQTESTPNPATMKFLPGQDVMPSGTADFTDAEGAKASPLADRLFALGDIEGVFFGSDFVTVTKADAVEWNHIRPSVLGAIMDHFTSGAPLMAEGAENATGHAAPADDDDPLVVQIKDILDTRVRPAVAQDGGDIVFHGFEEGVVYLNMIGACAGCPASTATLKNGVENLLKHFVPEVQEVRAV
- the trpS gene encoding tryptophan--tRNA ligase, with the protein product MSFPERVFSGVQPTGTLTLGNYLGALSRFSDYQDKYECLYCVVDMHAITMWQDPKELHANTLGVTAAYLASGLDPAKNIIFNQSQVAAHAEMAWVFNCVTRIGWLNRMTQFKEKAGKHRENASAGLYVYPSLMAADILVYRATHVPVGDDQKQHLELARDIAQKFNHDYADTIRTQTNGEEFFPQPEPLIEGPAMRVMSLRDGTKKMSKSDPSDNSRINMDDDADTIAQKIRKAKTDPDALPSLEDGFEGRAEAENLLGIYAALAKEPKNDVVTRFAGQQFSEFKKELTELAVETLAPVSNELVRLKGDPGHLESVLKAGSERAAAIAEPIMKQTKAIVGFVGA
- a CDS encoding malonic semialdehyde reductase, producing MAAKITNAAIDQIFMDARTHNYWLDKPVSEETIAELYAMMRMGPTSANCSPARIVFVRSDEAKAKLKPLLMEGNQEKTMAAPVCAIIGHDLEFYEKIPELFPHNPDAKSWFNWSEEFAEQTAFRNGSLQGAYFMIAARALGLDCGPMSGFDQDGVNEAFFGGTTIKSNFLCNIGYGNDAKLDPRSPRLAFGDACQIV